One Sphingomonas sp. FARSPH DNA segment encodes these proteins:
- a CDS encoding TonB-dependent receptor, giving the protein MKGSHARLLFGASVAALSFQAAGIAQAQAAQATGNVTADQAAQGTPGDQDIVVTGVRESLRSAQAIKRNANQIVDSVNAQDIGKLPDANTVEALQRITGVQIQRRYGEGATDFDHRTTPAITVRGLTQVSNFIDGRAAISASGGRTLDLEAIPPELLAGIDVFKNPPASTIEGDVAGVVNIRTRLPFDQPGQLISATLKGNYYDRADKFGGSGSALYSNRFQTGIGEMGFLLNASYARSSYRQDAILIGAFGPIPAGTTIPGAPANAQVPYGEQIYDDGGNRNRLGLAGAWQWQAADNLLVTAQALYSRYKFYRQGKYFYYNNNGNGPTTPLAGANFTFDSAGYATSGSLANQVFESARFDQDLTNTTGNYTLNAKWDVSDKLHAVFDAQYLKSSYNADRNGFVISLYDQTGQTPYNAKNQSIVDFDLRGSRPVWNVRNPALLSDPNNYAFTYMADSITRNDADQLALKYDLEYDVEGGFLQKLRGGLRYADSTIDLRGTWNGFCLLPSGPNPSCSSPAGLPFVRLSQFPELALKGPTPNFFDGKTLPGGILYPNFEPGNSLWDSLVKTEAKFGATPKSTFSPGDLNHQTERTLATYVAADYEGVIGGLKVDGNAGVRLVRTSTGSSGTIFNSNGTQAPIDVQRRYVKALPSFNVRAHITDTFQTRFAFSKSFARPNFDQMATNVSLNNPTDRSFIRRDANGNIIEQLPTGGSGNPYLRPITSDNYDLTAEWYFSSTGSVTLGGFYKKVDGFLAGGTTFQTFNGVRYAIGTTVNTGTGTVKGFEAAYQQFFDFLPGLLSGLGVQANYTFVDSSVTNPFATAGSNVPTTVPLEKLSKHSYNLVGLYEKGPVTARLAWSWRGKYFDTTQGSGANGVPQFQKPYASLDASVSYNFNTHLALSVDAVNLTNRMNLTYIGTLSQPLQYTLNDRRFGFSLRATY; this is encoded by the coding sequence ATGAAGGGAAGTCACGCACGTCTGCTGTTCGGCGCGTCGGTCGCCGCGTTGTCGTTCCAGGCGGCCGGTATAGCGCAGGCGCAAGCCGCGCAGGCGACCGGCAACGTCACCGCCGACCAGGCCGCGCAAGGAACGCCCGGCGACCAGGACATCGTCGTCACCGGCGTGCGCGAATCGCTGCGTTCGGCGCAGGCGATCAAGCGCAACGCCAATCAGATCGTCGATTCGGTCAACGCGCAGGATATCGGCAAGCTGCCCGACGCGAACACCGTCGAGGCGCTGCAGCGTATCACCGGCGTGCAGATCCAGCGTCGCTACGGCGAGGGCGCGACCGATTTCGACCACCGCACCACGCCCGCGATCACCGTGCGCGGCCTGACGCAGGTCAGCAACTTCATCGACGGCCGCGCGGCGATCTCCGCCTCGGGCGGCCGCACGCTCGACCTCGAGGCGATCCCACCCGAACTGCTCGCCGGTATCGACGTGTTCAAGAACCCGCCCGCCAGCACGATCGAGGGCGATGTCGCGGGCGTGGTCAACATCCGCACCCGCCTGCCGTTCGACCAGCCGGGCCAGCTGATCAGCGCGACCCTGAAGGGCAATTATTATGATCGCGCCGACAAGTTCGGTGGATCGGGCTCGGCGCTGTACAGCAACCGCTTCCAGACCGGCATCGGCGAGATGGGCTTCCTGCTCAACGCCAGCTACGCGCGCAGTTCGTATCGCCAGGACGCGATCCTGATCGGTGCGTTCGGCCCGATTCCCGCCGGCACGACCATCCCCGGCGCACCCGCCAATGCGCAGGTGCCCTATGGCGAGCAGATCTACGACGACGGCGGCAACCGCAACCGCCTGGGCCTTGCCGGCGCGTGGCAGTGGCAGGCGGCGGACAATCTGCTCGTCACCGCGCAGGCGCTCTATTCGCGGTACAAGTTCTACCGTCAGGGCAAGTACTTCTACTACAACAACAACGGCAATGGTCCGACGACGCCGCTGGCGGGTGCCAACTTCACCTTCGACAGCGCAGGCTATGCGACGTCCGGGTCGCTCGCCAACCAGGTGTTCGAATCGGCGCGGTTCGATCAGGACCTGACCAACACCACCGGCAACTATACGCTGAACGCCAAGTGGGACGTGTCGGACAAGCTGCACGCAGTGTTCGACGCGCAATATCTGAAATCGTCCTACAACGCCGATCGCAACGGCTTCGTCATCTCGCTCTACGACCAGACGGGCCAGACGCCGTATAATGCGAAGAACCAGAGTATCGTCGATTTCGACCTGCGCGGGTCGCGGCCGGTGTGGAACGTCCGCAATCCCGCGCTGCTGTCGGATCCGAACAATTACGCCTTCACGTACATGGCGGATTCGATCACGCGCAACGATGCCGACCAGCTCGCGCTGAAATACGACCTGGAATATGACGTCGAGGGCGGCTTCCTGCAGAAGCTGCGCGGCGGCCTGCGCTACGCGGACAGCACGATCGACCTGCGCGGCACCTGGAACGGCTTCTGTCTGCTGCCCTCGGGCCCCAACCCCAGCTGTTCGTCGCCGGCGGGGCTGCCCTTCGTCCGGCTGTCGCAATTCCCCGAACTCGCGCTGAAGGGTCCGACGCCGAACTTCTTCGATGGCAAGACGCTGCCCGGCGGCATCCTCTATCCGAACTTCGAACCCGGCAATTCGCTGTGGGACAGCCTGGTCAAGACCGAGGCGAAGTTCGGCGCGACGCCCAAGAGCACCTTCTCGCCCGGCGACCTCAACCACCAGACCGAACGCACGCTCGCCACCTATGTGGCGGCGGATTACGAAGGCGTGATCGGCGGGCTGAAGGTCGACGGCAACGCCGGCGTCCGCCTGGTGCGCACCAGCACGGGGTCGTCAGGCACGATCTTCAACAGCAACGGGACGCAGGCACCGATCGACGTCCAGCGCCGCTACGTCAAGGCGCTGCCCAGCTTCAACGTGCGCGCGCACATCACCGACACGTTCCAGACGCGCTTCGCCTTCTCGAAATCGTTCGCGCGGCCGAACTTCGACCAGATGGCGACCAACGTCTCGCTCAACAATCCGACCGATCGCAGCTTCATCCGCCGCGATGCCAACGGCAATATCATCGAACAATTACCGACCGGCGGATCGGGCAATCCCTATCTGCGTCCGATCACGTCGGACAATTACGATCTGACCGCGGAATGGTATTTCTCATCGACCGGGTCGGTGACGCTGGGCGGCTTCTACAAGAAGGTCGACGGTTTCCTCGCGGGCGGCACGACGTTCCAGACGTTCAACGGCGTCCGCTATGCGATCGGCACGACGGTCAATACCGGCACCGGCACGGTCAAGGGGTTCGAGGCGGCGTACCAGCAGTTCTTTGACTTCCTGCCGGGTCTGCTCAGCGGGCTGGGCGTGCAGGCGAACTACACCTTCGTCGACAGCAGCGTGACCAATCCGTTCGCGACGGCGGGGTCGAACGTGCCGACGACGGTACCGCTCGAGAAACTGTCGAAGCACAGCTACAACCTCGTCGGCCTGTACGAAAAGGGGCCGGTGACGGCGCGTCTCGCCTGGAGCTGGCGCGGCAAGTATTTCGACACGACGCAGGGCAGCGGCGCGAACGGCGTGCCGCAGTTCCAGAAGCCCTATGCCTCGCTCGACGCCTCGGTCAGCTACAATTTCAACACGCATCTGGCCTTGTCGGTCGATGCGGTGAACCTGACCAACCGCATGAACCTGACGTACATCGGGACGCTCAGCCAGCCGTTGCAATATACGCTCAACGACCGGCGCTTCGGCTTCT